From the Osmerus eperlanus chromosome 21, fOsmEpe2.1, whole genome shotgun sequence genome, one window contains:
- the LOC134007472 gene encoding neurogenic differentiation factor 1-like, producing MTLLPSLSRESTAWQQQLEVCQEPHFNMMDIVNGKKEDDRMMEQESNEEESEAESEEEKEEAKEESPGNEGSAGRKRRRPRMVGAQRVKVRRMKANARERSRMHGLNEALEELRKVVPCFSGAQKLSKIETLRLARNYIWALSELLQEGQGYHGYQGHQVPDLLPFMQALCQGLSQPTSNLLASSLQLNPLTSLPEQAPEPHSTLAPPPQPYPYPSPPYSSMDLHHTNTNLYHAKVNPYHNLGSTLETYLDVGEFSSGPAPSGYDPPLSPPLSFSGSFSYKMEAELDQSPAFSAPHTPDLGPQASRRDVVDSPPQRYDVVESPSLQYDVMNNAGLASQRLLRAQLASLLQES from the coding sequence aTGACCCTGCTCCCATCCCTATCCAGAGAGAGCACGGCTTGGCAGCAACAACTGGAAGTCTGCCAGGAACCCCATTTCAACATGATGGACATAGTCAACGGGAAGAAGGAGGACGACAGGATGATGGAGCAGGAGAGCAACGAGGAGGAGTCGGAGGcggagtcagaggaggagaaggaggaggcgaAGGAGGAGAGCCCTGGGAATGAGGGCTCGgcgggcaggaagaggaggagacccaGGATGGTGGGAGCCCAGCGTGTGAAGGTACGGCGCATGAAGGCCAACGCGCGCGAGCGCAGCCGCATGCACGGGCTGAACGAGGCCCTGGAGGAGCTGCGGAAGGTGGTGCCCTGCTTCTCCGGCGCCCAGAAGCTGTCCAAGATCGAGACGCTGCGCCTGGCCAGGAACTACATCTGGGCGCTGTCGGAGCTGCtgcaggaggggcagggctACCATGGCTACCAGGGCCACCAAGTCCCAGACCTGCTGCCCTTCATGCAGGCTCTCTGCCAGGGCCTCTCCCAGCCCACCTCCAACCTGCTGGCCAGCAGCCTGCAGCTcaaccccctcacctctctcccagagcaggctcCAGAGCCCCACTCCACCCTGGCACCACCCCCACAGCCGtacccctaccccagccctccgTACAGCAGCATGGACCTCCACCATACCAACACCAACCTCTACCATGCCAAGGTCAACCCCTACCACAACCTCGGCAGCACCCTGGAGACGTACTTGGACGTCGGGGAGTTCTcgtctggccccgccccctcggGCTATGACCCGCCCCTGAGCCCGCCCCTCAGCTTCAGTGGAAGCTTCAGCTACAAGATGGAGGCGGAGTTAGACCAGAGCCCTGCCTTCTCGGCCCCGCACACTCCCGACCTGGGGCCGCAAGCCTCTCGCCGCGACGTCGTAGACAGCCCCCCACAACGCTATGACGTCGTCGAGAGCCCCTCTCTGCAGTATGACGTCATGAACAACGCAGGGCTGGCGTCGCAGCGTCTGCTCAGGGCTCAGCTCGCCTCGCTCCTCCAGgagtcctga
- the plekha3 gene encoding pleckstrin homology domain-containing family A member 3 isoform X2 has translation MEGVLYKWTNYMTGWQPRWFVLDDGILSYYDSQEDVCKGSKGSIKMSVCEIKVHPSDSSRVELIIPGEQHFYVKAVNAAERQRWLVALGSSKAGLLYTGSTMERELTERTDSLRTKMSELRLYCDLLVQQVHTLQHSPIHDITSCCDTPGHDIPSCADQPSHDIPSAPASPSSETRQEASSLLRATCSTFLRTLEECMTLANTHLTPPPDSLSPISPSPLQMARMKRSISHPGTYSSDRSVQRRTRTCSDTEAACPHPAGHTDRALPGALSCLKPSVNGDSAPCIPEESRGGASPRATPDTDAHETDVSI, from the exons ATGGAAGGAGTTCTCTACAAGTGGACGAACTACATGACAG GGTGGCAGCCTCGCTGGTTCGTCCTGGACGATGGGATCCTCTCCTACTACGACTCGCAGGAGGATGTGTGCAAAGGCAGCAAGGGCAGCATCaagatgtctgtctgtgagaTCAAAG tccacCCCTCAGACAGTAGCCGCGTGGAGCTGATCATCCCAGGGGAGCAGCACTTCTACGTGAAGGCAGTGAACGCTGCCGAGAGACAGAGGTGGCTGGTGGCTCTGGGGAGCTCCAAGGCTGGATTACTGTACACAGGCAGCACCATGgagagag aGCTGACAGAAAGGACAGACAGTCTGAGGACTAAGATGTCGGAGCTGCGCCTGTACTGTGACCTCCTGGTGCAGCAGGTGCACACGCTCCAGCACTCACCCATCcacgacatcacttcctgctgcGACACGCCTGGCCATGACATCCCCTCCTGCGCAGACCAACCTAGCCACGACATCCCGTCCGCCCCTGCCTCGCCCAGCTCTGAG acgagACAGGAGGCATCGTCTCTGCTGAGGGCTACCTGCAGCACCTTTCTAAGGACCCTGGAGGAGTGTATGACCCTCgccaacacacacctcaccccgcCGCCAGACTCACTCTCCCCTATCtcgccctcccccctgcagATGGCCCGG ATGAAGCGGTCCATCAGTCACCCAGGAACATACAGCTCTGACCG GTCTGTCCAGCGCAGGACCAGAACCTGCTCCGACACGGAGGCTGCCTGTCCCCACCCTGCTGGACACACTGACC GAGCGTTGCCGGGGGCGTTGTCGTGCCTGAAACCCAGTGTGAATGGAGACTCCGCCCCCTGCATCCCagaggagagtaggggaggGGCCAGTCCCAGAGCCACGCCCGACACAGACGCCCACGAGACGGACGTGTCCATCTAG
- the plekha3 gene encoding pleckstrin homology domain-containing family A member 3 isoform X1, producing the protein MEGVLYKWTNYMTGWQPRWFVLDDGILSYYDSQEDVCKGSKGSIKMSVCEIKVHPSDSSRVELIIPGEQHFYVKAVNAAERQRWLVALGSSKAGLLYTGSTMERELTERTDSLRTKMSELRLYCDLLVQQVHTLQHSPIHDITSCCDTPGHDIPSCADQPSHDIPSAPASPSSETRQEASSLLRATCSTFLRTLEECMTLANTHLTPPPDSLSPISPSPLQMARVRTSEMKRSISHPGTYSSDRSVQRRTRTCSDTEAACPHPAGHTDRALPGALSCLKPSVNGDSAPCIPEESRGGASPRATPDTDAHETDVSI; encoded by the exons ATGGAAGGAGTTCTCTACAAGTGGACGAACTACATGACAG GGTGGCAGCCTCGCTGGTTCGTCCTGGACGATGGGATCCTCTCCTACTACGACTCGCAGGAGGATGTGTGCAAAGGCAGCAAGGGCAGCATCaagatgtctgtctgtgagaTCAAAG tccacCCCTCAGACAGTAGCCGCGTGGAGCTGATCATCCCAGGGGAGCAGCACTTCTACGTGAAGGCAGTGAACGCTGCCGAGAGACAGAGGTGGCTGGTGGCTCTGGGGAGCTCCAAGGCTGGATTACTGTACACAGGCAGCACCATGgagagag aGCTGACAGAAAGGACAGACAGTCTGAGGACTAAGATGTCGGAGCTGCGCCTGTACTGTGACCTCCTGGTGCAGCAGGTGCACACGCTCCAGCACTCACCCATCcacgacatcacttcctgctgcGACACGCCTGGCCATGACATCCCCTCCTGCGCAGACCAACCTAGCCACGACATCCCGTCCGCCCCTGCCTCGCCCAGCTCTGAG acgagACAGGAGGCATCGTCTCTGCTGAGGGCTACCTGCAGCACCTTTCTAAGGACCCTGGAGGAGTGTATGACCCTCgccaacacacacctcaccccgcCGCCAGACTCACTCTCCCCTATCtcgccctcccccctgcagATGGCCCGGGTGAGGACCAGtgaa ATGAAGCGGTCCATCAGTCACCCAGGAACATACAGCTCTGACCG GTCTGTCCAGCGCAGGACCAGAACCTGCTCCGACACGGAGGCTGCCTGTCCCCACCCTGCTGGACACACTGACC GAGCGTTGCCGGGGGCGTTGTCGTGCCTGAAACCCAGTGTGAATGGAGACTCCGCCCCCTGCATCCCagaggagagtaggggaggGGCCAGTCCCAGAGCCACGCCCGACACAGACGCCCACGAGACGGACGTGTCCATCTAG
- the LOC134007825 gene encoding integrin alpha-4-like: protein MFRIVHLEKLFFTFLWCINRYTEPYNLDTQHAVTLSGPNGSFFGYSVMLHAHEDQTWVLVGAPVADSKTYLAAKTPGAVYKCTLNDSRHCEQIQMSMTGPMPCGHKCSSEVDNQWLGVSLSRRHGDGLLLACAHRWKNIYHLPEGDKLPLGICYQLDGDLVQSIPLIPCYREDENDFGEGYTSCQAGISSFLLEDLIVMGAPGTNYFTGSVIAYNTSTRVTATYIDEEGTVQYGSYLGYSVSAGHFLSADSIEVVGGAPQYSQTGMVYIFSMQSDTLSIIAEVTGSQQGSYFGASVCAVDLNSDGVSDLLVGAPMFSSVREEGRVHVYINMGHANLTEQKFTLAGRDSYAGRFGQTIISLGDLDHDGYHDVAVGAPQEDDLQGAVYIYNGRKTGLGRDYSQRISGSVMGNAFKMFGQSLSGGIDVDGNGYTDVAIGAFLSDSAVVLRTRAVLVVEAWLLLPENVNHSQPLCSDNGQSAVCIKTSVCFRLGGRHSTGHVDMFYNLTADVKHKAGLRPRLYFSTNGTARFNTTTGMVKTTHNNVTCTTHQAFLQRDVRDIFTPLVMELHYELGGQHREGAPSLILPPLTPVLQRGEEQHNQLTNQTLFARYCVFVNCSTNLQLSAQLVTPRSHKGVGFIALGEGKTFLLNVTLGNIGDAAFLPTLHLDYPDNLYFIKVLTAGEQHVSCQAKEEKKESDGVDCHLGNLFLNALAKVNISFLMEVGADSEPGDLNVTITASRENFESEDLLHDNVVDLILPLRYGVNLNIHGFASRQGFDFGNFNEPYCHTERFNYMIKVVNAGPSLSQGTRVEVVLPRALAPYPRSLLRILQAQASTGECSILSSEGSTPQSASTSHSYWPGIFSTMSPVWSNLSSTMDPDWSNLSSTMGLDWSNLSSTMGPDWSNLSSTMDPYRTDLSSVSSWTNGSSRSLEGEECEVKRPSPLEDLIFYFSRRSRRRMYCMRQDALCVYVVCELGDLAAGREADIHIEVEMTPAVLNVSPGRHAVMEHQTTAVVTPRKHPSVWFLTHNPSTEVVLKARYSYQISPDVKLMILASSVSLGLFIFIVLALCLWKHGFFRNKYKMENCRRLSWDLLVTANLEQHTHVHAHD, encoded by the exons ATGTTTCGAATAGTTCACTTAGAAAAACTATTTTTCACGTTCCTGTGGTGTATCAACCGGTATACCGAACCGTACAACCTGGACACACAGCACGCGGTAACTCTCAGCGGACCCAACGGATCCTTCTTTGGATATTCGGTTATGCTTCACGCGCATGAAGATCAGACATG GGTTCTGGTTGGAGCGCCGGTGGCTGATTCCAAAACCTACCTGGCCGCAAAGACCCCAGGCGCCGTCTACAAGTGCACATTAAATGACAGTCGGCACTGCGAGCAAATTCAAATGA GCATGACAGGACCTATGCCTTGTGGCCATAAATGCTCCTCGGAGGTGGATAACCAGTGGTTGGGTGTCAGTCTGTCCAGAAGACATGGAGACGGCTTGCTGCTG GCGTGTGCTCATCGTTGGAAGAACATTTACCACCTTCCAGAGGGCGATAAGCTGCCTCTAGGCATATGTTACCAACTAGATGGCGACCTGGTCCAGTCCATCCCTCTGATACCCTGTTACAGAG AGGATGAAAATGATTTTGGAGAGGGGTACACCTCCTGTCAGGCTGGGATCTCCAGCTTTCTCTTGGAG GACCTGATTGTGATGGGGGCCCCAGGGACCAACTATTTCACGGGTTCGGTGATCGCCTACAACACCTCCACTCGTGTGACCGCCACCTACATTGACGAAGAAGGCACTGTGCAATACGGCAGTTATCTGG GATATTCCGTCAGTGcgggtcacttcctgtctgcagacAGTATTGAGGTGGTGGGCGGAGCCCCACAGTACAGCCAAACCGGCATG gTATACATCTTCAGCATGCAGTCAGACACTCTCAGCATCATCGCTGAGGTCACAGGGTCACAG cagGGGTCCTACTTCGgggctagtgtgtgtgctgtagacCTGAACTCGGACGGCGTGTCCGACCTGCTGGTTGGAGCTCCCATGTTCAGctctgtgagggaggagggccgCGTGCACGTCTACATCAACATGGGAcac gcaaaCCTGACCGAGCAGAAGTTTACTCTGGCGGGGAGAGACTCGTATGCTGGTCGCTTCGGCCAGACCATCATCAGCCTGGGAGACCTGGACCATGACGGCTACCACG ATGTGGCTGTAGGAGCCCCACAGGAGGATGACCTACAGGGGGCTGTTTACATCTACAATGGCAGGAAGACTGGACTGGGGAGAGACTACTCACAA CGTATATCAGGCTCAGTGATGGGTAATGCCTTCAAGATGTTCGGACAGTCTTTGTCTGGGGGAATAGACGTGGATGGAAACGgctacacag ATGTAGCTATAGGAGCCTTCCTGTCAGACTCTGCTGTTGTTCTCAG gACGCGTGCGGTGCTGGTAGTAGAGGCTTGGCTGCTCTTGCCAGAAAATGTGAACCACTCTCAGCCACTATGCTCAGACAACGGCCAATCAGCTGTCTGCATCAAGACTTCCGTCTGCTTCCGACTGGGAGGGCGACACAGCACAGGACACGtcg acatgtTTTACAACCTGACTGCAGATGTCAAGCACAAAGCTGGCTTGCGGCCCCGCCTCTATTTCTCCACCAATGGGACGGCTCGCTTTAACACGACGACGGGCATGGTCAAGACAACGCACAACAACGTGACCTGCACTACCCATCAGGCCTTtctgcag aGAGATGTGAGGGACATCTTCACCCCCCTGGTGATGGAGCTGCACTATGAGCTGGGGGGTCAGCACAGGGAGGGGGCGccttccctcatcctcccccctctcacccccgtcCTGCAGAGAGGCGAGGAACAACACAACCAGCTGACCAATCAA ACACTGTTTGCCAggtactgtgtgtttgtcaacTGTTCCACCAACCTACAGCTGTCTGCCCAGCTAGTAACACCCAG GAGTCATAAAGGTGTAGGGTTCATAGCACTGGGGGAGGGCAAGACCTTCCTACTGAACGTTACCCTGGGCAACATAGGAGATGCTGCCTTCCTGCCTACCCTCCACCTCGATTACCCTGACAACCTGTACTTTATAAAGGTGTTAACAGCG GGAGAACAACATGTCAGCTGTCAGGccaaagaggagaagaaagagtctGATGGAGTAGACTGTCACCTAGGAAACCTATTCCTGAATGCCCTGGccaag gtGAATATTAGTTTCCTGATGGAGGTCGGCGCCGACAGTGAACCAGGCGACCTCAATGTCACAATCACGGCCTCCAG GGAGAACTTTGAAAGTGAAGATCTTCTTCATGACAACGTGGTCGATCTGATCCTGCCTCTGAGATATGGGGTCAACCTCAACATACATGG gtttgccTCACGTCAAGGATTTGATTTTGGAAACTTTAATGAGCCCTACTGCCACACTGAGAGGTTCAACTACATGATCaag GTAGTGAATGCTGGCCCCAGCCTGTCTCAGGGCACCAGAGTGGAGGTGGTCCTGCCCAGGGCTCTGGCCCCCTACCCCCGTTCCCTGCTACGCATCCTGCAGGCACAG GCGTCCACTGGGGAGTGCTCTATCCTGAGCTCTGAGGGTTCTACACCACAGTCTGCCAGCACCAGCCACTCCTATTGGCCCGGCATATTCAGCACCATGAGCCCTGTTTGGTCCAACCTCTCTAGCACGATGGACCCTGATTGGTCCAACCTCTCTAGCACGATGGGCCTTGATTGGTCCAACCTTTCTAGCACAATGGGCCCTGATTGGTCCAACCTCTCTAGTACAATGGATCCTTACAGGACAGACCTGTCCAGTGTCTCGTCCTGGACCAATGGGAGTAGCCGcagtctggagggggaggagtgtgaggtgaaaagacCATCTCCATTGGAGGATCTCATCTTCTACTTCTCCAGAAGATCCAGGAGACGAATG tactgcATGCGACAGgatgccctgtgtgtgtatgtggtgtgtgagctGGGGGACCTGGCCGCTGGGAGGGAAGCCGACATTCACATTGAGGTGGAGATGACACCTGCCGTACTGAACGTCTCACCG GGTCGACATGCGGTGATGGAACACCAGACCACTGCAGTGGTCACCCCCAGGAAACACCCCTCTGTCTGGTtcctcacacacaaccccagCACCGAG gTGGTGTTGAAAGCCAGGTACAGCTACCAGATATCTCCAGATGTGAAGCTCATGATCCTGGCGTCTAGTGTGTCTCTGGGACTCTTCATCTTCATCGTTCTGGCCCTCTGTCTTTGGAAG CACGGCTTCTTCAGGAACAAGTACAAGATGGAGAACTGCAGGAGGCTAAGCTGGGACTTGCTAGTAACTGCCAACCtcgaacaacacacacacgtacacgctcaCGActaa